Within the Maribacter sp. BPC-D8 genome, the region CCACCTGTAAGTCTGTAACGTATTAAATACAATCCTTTTCTTTTTGTTGTACTTGCGCATCATGTCTTCAGCAAGATTATCTGCTGCATCTTGCATCCAACTTTCTTCACCATCTATAAGTAATGAAACTTCAAGGTCATGTGCTTTTTTACAAACTTTATCAAACCTATTGACAACACGTTGCCATTCTGCTTCTTCATCTTTGGTAAGCTCTTTTTTCTCGCTGATCTTTTGATACAAAGCAAAACGCCCAAAACCTGTTGGCTTAAAAACGGCAAATGGTATAGCCTCTTTCTCTTTAACAAAATCTAAAATGGTTAAGATAACTTCAGTAGCAGAATCAAAAGGATCCTCCTCTTCTTTACCTTCTACAGAATAATCTAAAACCGAACAAACTCCCTTTTCCCACATTCGATCTACTACAGGCAAACAATCATGCTCATTTACGCCACCACAGAAGTGATCAAAAACTGTCGCTCTAATTAATCCCTCAACCGGTAAATGAGCCTTAAACGCAAAATTGGTAATGACTGAACCCATTTTTACTAAAGGTTCATTTGATATCATTTTAAAAAGAAAATAAGCTCTTTCTAATTCTGAATCTGATTTTAAGGCAAATGCCGTTGCAGTATTTTCAAATATTTGCTCCATTTTTTATAATTTCTATAACGATCAAATATAATCACAGAATTTATAATCCTAAGACTAAAAATAACCTTTATTTTGCGGTACAATAGTCATTAATACTAAGTCATATTTTCGATGGATTCTATAATTTCAGATTCTTACGCAGTACATTTCAACGAAAATGCTTTTCAAGCATTGAACAATCACCTAGCAGAAAAAAGATATTCTACTATTTTCATTTTAGTAGATGAAAATACACATGAGCTTTGCTTGCCAAATTTCATGGCTGAGATTCATGGTGATTATCAGTTCGAAATTATTGAAATTGAATCAGGAGAAATAAACAAGAACATAGAAACATGTGTTGGTGTTTGGGAGGCTTTATCTGAATTAGGTGCTGATCGCAAAAGTATCTTGATAAATTTAGGTGGTGGCGTATTAACTGATATGGGCGGCTTTATAGCTTCTACATTTAAAAGAGGTATTGATTTTATTAATGTACCTACTACCCTATTATCTATGGTAGACGCCTCGGTTGGCGGTAAAACTGGCGTTGACCTAGGTTCTTTAAAAAATCAAATTGGCGTCATTAATCAGCCCGTAATGGTACTTGTAGTTCCTGATTTTCTTGATACGTTAGAAAATAGACAGGTTATAAGCGGATTTGCAGAAATGCTAAAACACGGTCTTATTCAAGACACAAGCTATTGGGAAGCCTTGAAAAAGGCTGAAGGTTTAGAGGATATGAAAAAACACATTCTTACATCTATCCATATTAAAAACAAGGTGGTACTTCAAGACCCTACAGAGCAGAATATACGTAAGATATTAAATTACGGACACACACTTGGTCACGCCATAGAATCTTATTTCTTAGAGAGCGATACGAAAGAAATGCTATTACATGGAGAGGCGATTGCCATAGGTATGATTCTAGAAGGATATCTTTCGAATAAACTATTAGAACTTTCAGATGAATCTTTAGCCGATATAAAAACTACTTTTTTAAATAGATATGATAAAGTAGAATTTTCAAATGAGGATATTGAAAATATTCTTAAACTAATGAAGTACGACAAGAAAAACTCTCATGGTAAAGTCAATTTTGTGTTGTTGAAATCTATTGGTAAACCTGAATATGACATTGAAATTCCTGTAGAATTATTCACCGAGGCATTCGCTTACTACAAAGTTTGAAAAGTTCACATACTTAAAATGGCACTTTCACAACTCTAAAAATTGACTTGTTACAATTATTGCTAGTTTAGTTATAGATAAACTCAACCTTCTATAAATAAATAAGTTATGACAAGACGCCTTATTGATTACCGTAAATTAGACCACCAATTAGCAGCACTTTTAATAGAAACATATCCTTATGGATATGGTGATGAAGACATCATTAGTTTTAAAAATATTAAAGGAGATTATGTCGAAGCTGTTGAAATAAAAACTGCCGATACCTTGTACTTAGTTAAAATAAGTAAAAGCCTTTCTAACTTCATTGCAAATTTTGAAGAGAACATAGAAAAGGAGCTAGAACCTAAAACACCAGAAGAAGTTATGCAATCGGACGAAATGACGAAAGCACTTTACTTAAACTTCGAAATGGAATCTGAAGAAGAGCTAGATTAGTTAAAATAGCGTTCTTGTAAAATATTTTCATGATGCTTTTGGTGACCACTTATCACCAAACCTAATGCACCTACAGACCAAGGAATACCACTGGCGGTACCCATTCTTTTTTGATTTGCATTTAGCATAGTATCGAACAAACTAATTGAAGAATCACGAACATGAAGATATTCTTTTAGTATATCTTCTTTTGTACGTTGGTTGGCATTACTTTCAGTAACGAATGTATTATGGTCAAAACCTGGCAATGAGGTTTTATCGTTTCTAGATATTCTAAAAGCACGATATTGAAATACACGTTCCGTATCAATTAAGTGAACCAAAACTTCAGCTACGGTCCATTTACCTTCCCCATAACTGTGCAAAAATTGTTCATCGGTCAAACCTTGAACTAAATCTTCAAAACTTTTTCTTCCATTTACTAAAGCAGATTTTAAATCTTCTTGTTCATCAAGAGTTTTCAAATAAGTACCGTAGAAAAATTGTAATTCGTCTTCTTGTAAATCTTTAACCGTCATTCTGAAAATTTAAAAATTGAAAATCAAAAAAGCCCAATCATATAAGATAACCGGGCTTTTTTTAAGTTAGTTGAATAACCTAATATTTATAACTCATTAAAAATAGTATGCATCAAACGTTTTTTATCATTAAAACTTTCTTCTAATGAAATCATCGTTTCTGTTCTACTAATACCATCGATATCATCTATTTTAAAAATAATATTTTTGGCGTGCGTAGTATCTTTTGCTCTAATTTTACAGAAAATATTGAATTTACCTGTTGTTATATGTGCAATGGTAACGTTTGGTATTTGATTTAAACGCTCAAGCACAAATTTAGTTTGGTGAGTTTTTTCAAGAAAAATACCTACGTATGCTATAAAGGCATAACCAAGTTTTACATAATCTAAAGTAAGTGATGAACCTTTTATGATTCCCGCTTCTTCCATTTTCTTAACCCTTACGTGTACCGTACCGGCAGATATAAGAAGTTTTTTTGCAATATCAGTAAAAGGAGTTCTAGTGTTGTCAATCAACATATCTAGAATTTGGTGGTCTATTTCGTCTAATTTGACTTTGCCCATAGTTGTAAAATTTTTGCCAAAAATAAAAAATAATCACATTAAATTCATTGAAACTTCATTTTTTTTAATGAAAACGTAAATAATATTACATTTTCAAAGAAATAAGACAATAAATATCACGAAAGCAGCTTCAACAAATCATTTTCTTTGAGCCATAAAATATCATTTTCATCATTGCAGTTCAATGTCTTATGTGCGAAAATCTCTGAAGGTTGCTTTTCAAAATGATATAATTCTGGCTTAAACGTAACTTTGCCGTTATTTAATACCTCTTTATACTGTATTGGCACAAGTTTGCTCTTGGTTAGCTGATTTTTAATATAATTGTCATTTACAATTAAGATATCTACAAACTGTTTCCCATTTTCAGGTATAGACGAATATTGCTCTATGCTATAATCTGAGACAAGATTCTTTGATATTACCTGTATACCTTTTAATAAAGCCTTAAAAATAAATACCCTAGTTTTATCTCTATCGTAATCATCTGCGTAATGACCTGCTTCGAACAATACTGTGGGCGTTTCTCTCATTTGAAAAGCATCACCAACACAATTCGCATTAAAACCATCATCATACCTACCCACCTGCCCAGGAATTTCTTTTTGTAATTTATCATTCATAGCGGCAATAAGCTGCATACTTAATTTCCGAGATGGTGAAATATTTCTGTCTTTATCATAAGCAGGTGCCAAAAAAGAAACCGTAGCTGGTTTATTCGTATCACCTACATTAAATATAGTTCGTTGGTCGTGAAGATTTAAACAGTAGTTTGGTTTAAATTCTTCATAAACTGATTTTAGAACTCGACTCTCTGGTTGAGACAAATCTTGTGCATCTCTATTAAGGTCAATTTTGTTAGCATTTATTCTGGTATAATCTCGAGCACCATCAGGACTTAATATTGGAATAATTTTTAAAGTACAAGATTTCGAAATTTCTAAAACTTCAGCAATATCTTGTTTCAAATAGCTCAATAAATCAACAACTGCTTTTGTAGTTGTCGATTCGTTGCCATGCATTTGAGACCACATTAAAATTTTATTTGGACCGCTACCAAACGTAATACTTATAATAGATTCTTTTCTTACCGATTTTCCGACAACTTCAATTTTAAAAGAAGCCGGCAGCGTTTTTAAAAACTCATTTACATGGTCATAGTTAATATACCTTCCAGAAATAGCAGGCACCATTATATTATTATAATCCAAATCTTTCATTCTACTAATGATTTAATGCTACGCAAAAATACTACAGCCTATGTTTACAATTGTAAACATATTGTTCTTCTATACTCGCATAATATTTTAAGTATAATTTACAATTTTAACTTTTTCTTAAATTATAATTATATTATATTACTAATCAGTAAGTTATAATATATAATATAAAAGAAAGCTTTACTGTATTTTCCATTTTTACCATTATAATACTAACTACTTAGCGATCTAAATTAAAGAATACATTAACTTTGTAAACATGCTAGACACCACTTCTTTTCTTTCAAGACTAAAGACGATTTTAGCGCACAATGAACTATCATATGCTGCGTTTGCAGATTTAATACAAGTGCAACGGTCTAGTATTTCTCACTTACTAAACGGAAGAAATAAACCTAGTTTAGAATTTATTATTAAAGTAGATCAAGCCTTTGCAGAAGTAGACTTACAATGGTTGTTGTACGGAACAGGAACTTTTCCTCAAACAGAAACCAACCCTACACCCAAACCCAAAGACACCAAAGACACCAAAGAAGCTCAAGTAAATGTCACAAACAAGATGAACGAAAAAAACTTAGAACGAATAATTATGTTCTATACTGATGGTACTTTTAAAACGTACTCTGAGTTTTAAAATCTACTTTTAATCACGAACTATTATTACCTTTTTCTAACTACTTCGCTCCTATTTTCTTTATTTTGCAGTATGAAGAAAAATTTGATTTTGACAGCCGCCCTAGGCTTAATTCTTTGCTCATGCTACCAACCTGAACGTAATTGCGAAAAGTACATTACCGGGTCTTTTAAGTTCACCTATGAAGTTGGTGACACCATAAAAGAAGGAAAATTTACAAGAACCGAAGATTATAGCGTAGACTATTATGAGAATAAAATAGATAGCGCCACGGTTCGCTGGTACAATGATTGTGAATTCGTTTTACAAGACATTCATAGCAAAACAGCGATTCAATATAAAATTATTAGCACAACCGACTCCTCATACACCTTTCAATACAAAAGTGCCGTTAAGGATCCGAATAAAAAACTAATTGTAAAAACAGGAACAGCAATAAAAATTAACTAATCAATGTTTAATTTTTCTTTACTAAAGATACCTGGACTTCACTATCAACTCTATAATTCTCAAAAGTAGTCTTAACTATTGATCCTGTTATCATCATGTCTATTGCATCTAGTAGGCAGTCTGTTACATCAATCTAAGCTTAGTATCTATAATCTTAAGACCCTTGTTCAGCACGTGGCTATGAACTTCACTGAAGAAACAATTTTTAGCATTCGATAGCGGCTGCATCACTGATAAAAAAAGCATTAAAGAAATACATACAGTAAAAAAGAATAAAAACGTGTAACCGAAATAGAAGATTAAAAACTTCTTACAACTTCAAAAAAAAAAGCTCCAATTAAGCAAATGCTTAATTGGAGCTTTTTCATTAATACTATCAGCTTAAAATGATATACAAATCTAATTAAGCTCTTTTAAGACTTTAATTAGGTCTATCAAAGGTAACACCAGGGTTTGCCTGTTTCTGCTCCTCAGACAATCGCTGTTGTTGCTTTACAGTCATAGTACTACCGTCATGACTCCACCCCGGAGGACCGAATATGTACATTAACTTGTGACTTAGCTTTTTTGATTTTTTAGTATCTGCCCAAATATCTTTAAACTCATGCGTAAGAATTACTATAGGGTTGTTAGAGTTTGGAGCATGAATAACACCAAATTTTACATCAATATTTTCATCATACTCTTTCCAAGTTCCAAAAATCTTATCAAAGAAATTTAAAAATCCACCGTGATTCTTATCTAAATACTCCACATTCTGAGCGTGGTGTACCTGGTGCATTGTATGCGTATTAAATATTTTCTCAATGAATCCCATTTTTGGAACATATTGCGAGTGTAATTGAAACTGCCAGAAAGACTCAATCGCTAAACATACAACCACCATCTCTACAGGAAAACCGATAATCGGCATCCAAACATAGAAAAAAGGCTTGTACAACAAAGTGAACCAACCATTACGAATAGCAGTACCAAGATTAAAGTTATCTGAAGAATGATGCACTATATGTGCCGCCCATAGAATACGAATTTCATGATTTGCTCTGTGAAACCAATAGTACGTAAAATCATCTGCTAATTGACAAAGCAACCAAACATACCAAGCATAGCCGAACGACTTATACCCCATAATATTAGTTCTTACACCATCAACCATTGGGTTAAAAAACTCATAAGCATATTCAAAAAGAACAACTAATAAAATTACTTTTAATAAAGGACCGATAATGGCAGATCCAATTCCCATAACACTACTGGCAGCAAAATCTTTCCAATCATAAAGATCATCATCTCCATGAGTTTTGCTGTAAGTCAATTCTAATAAAATAAAGGCAATAAAGGCTGGTGCGCCATACACCAGGGGGTTAGTGAAATCCATTAATTGAAATTTTTTGTAAAGGTAGTTATAAAAGCAATTATTCTTTGAATTTGTCTAATCTTAACATTCTATCTCACGATAAGACATCTCAATAATTAAACAGTTTAATTACTTTTTGTTTTTAAGTATAGCATTTTGCTCTTTCAACAGCTGCTCCATACTAGATAATAAGGCAATATTTTTAGGAGTTTCCACTTCTTTGTTTGATGGATCTTCAGACTTCTCTTTAAACCTATTTATAAATTTTACCATTACAAAAATGGTAAAAGCTATTATTCCGAAATCTATTAATGATTCAATAAGTTCACCATAACCAATAGCCACTTCTTCTGCTGAATCTGCCGCTTCTCTAAGAATCCACTTTTTATTTGATAAGTTAACATCGTCTGTCAACAAAGAAAGTGGCGGCATAATAACAGCCGAAACAATTGTGCTAACAACTTTATTAAATGCTGTACCAATAATGATACCGACAGCCAAATCTATCATATTGCCTTTAATGGCAAAATTCTTAAACTCTTCGAAAAATTTTTTCATAATTCCGACTAATCAAATAATGTTGGCTCATCTGCAGATGCACCGTCTTCATCTTTAGAATTCTCAGCATCATCACCAGATGCTAGAGATTCTTCATCTACAACTTCAATATTTTCAACTTCTTCAGGAACCTCTGGTTCATAAGGCAAAGGATCAAGAAGATTGATGTTTTTAACCTTTTCTGTAATAAATTGATTACCTAAAGCTTTAATACCCTTAATCGATATAAAACTCTCGACTTCAACAGATTCATTATCTTTAGCTTCTTTACCTCTAGGCTTAGGGAATTCAATTTCAACCATTGGTTTCCAATCTGTAGAAACAAGCTCTAAGTATGATTTCGGATGCTCTGAAATAAACAACTCCTCTTTGTTTTCACTTTCAATCAAAAACCTTTTAATATAAAAGCGTTCTTTTTCACCTTCCCAATAAATAGCAGAAATTGGTTTCTCTGGTATCCATTTCTCTAACACGATCATATCATCATCGAAATGAGAAGTTAGTACAGGTAAAAAGGTTTTTACTATTCCTTTCTGATTAATAACCATTAGTAAATCATCACCTTTAAATTCCCCTAGCAATTCTCCCCTACCATCAACATTTAATCTACGTACTACATCATCAAACCAAATCTTTCTTGGCTTCAGTGTAGACACTCCTTTTTCTTTTAATTCAATTCGCTTAACAGAGTACTTGGTTACAATATTACCTTTCGAAGCTCTTCCTTTAATCAAAACATCAGAAAAGTCAATGTCCCATTTCAGTTTCTTAACACTGCCCACTTGACGAAGCAAAACGGTTATAACTTCAGCCTCACCATTAGGGTTAGCAGAGAAATACAACACCTGGGAACCAGCTTTACCGGTAGTTAAATCGTACTCTCTATCTCTAGTGATACTGGTAACATTAAAACGCTTAATATATGTAGCACCACCTTTACCGTCCTTATAAACAAGGTTATAGGTGGTACGCTTATCTTTTTTCTTGAATACTGCAACATGAATGATTCCTTTGCCTACAAATATTTTAGAATCCACTTTTGACACCATCATCTTACCTTCGTTGGTAATCATAATAATATCATCTATATCGCTACAATCAGTAACATATTCATCTTTCTTTAAAGATGTTCCCACAAATCCCTCTTCTCTATTTACATAGAGTTTGGTATTTCTAATCGCAACCTTAGTAGCTTCAATATCATCAAAAACTCGAATTTCGGTTAAACGACCTCTGTCTTTACCGTAAGTTTCTTTAAGATTTTTGAAGTAGTTAATCGCGAATTCAATAAGATTAGCCAAATGATGCTTGACCTCTGCAATACGCTCTTGCAAGCTCTCTAGGTGCTGCTGAGCTTTATCTAAATCAAATTTCGAAATTCTTTTAATTCGTATTTCGGTAAGTCTAGTTATATCTTCTTCAGTAACCGCTCGCTTTAGGTGCTTTGTAAATGGCGCTAAACCTTTATCGATTGCGGCTATTACACCCTCCCAAGTTTCTTCTTCTTCAATATCTCGATAGATACGATTCTCAATAAAAATTCTTTCAAGTGAAGCGAAGTGCCATTGCTCTTCAAGTTCTTTAAGTTGAATTTCGAGCTCTTGCTTCAATAATTCTACCGTAGAATCGGTAGACCTTCTAAGCATTTCTGTAACCCCAATAAACAAAGGCTTGTTATCTTCAATAATACAACCTAGCGGAGAAATAGAAGATTCGCACGCTGTAAAAGCATACAAAGCATCGATGGTTCTATCTGGAGAAATACCAGAAGGAAGATGAACTAAAATCTCAACATCTGCAGCGGTATTATCCTCAATTTTCTTGATTTTAATCTTGCCTTTCTCATTAGCCTTTAAGATAGATTCTATTAAACTACCAGTATTAGTACCGTAAGGTATTTCATTGATTACTAGTGTATTCTTATCTAACTGAGATATCTTTGCCCGAACCCTAATTTTACCACCTCTGAGTCCGTCATTATAATTCGTAACATCAATAATACCTGCCGTCGGAAAATCGGGATAAATCTTAAATCGCTGTCCCTTTAAATGTTTAATAGAAGCATCAATAAGCTCAATAAAGTTATGAGCCAACACTTTGGTAGATAAACCTACAGCAATACCCTCTGCCCCTTGAGCCAATAATAACGGAAACTTTACCGGTAAGTTTACAGGCTCTTTTTTTCTACCATCATATGACATTTGCCACTCGGTAATTTTGGGACTAAATATAACTTCTAAAGCAAATTTAGAAAGTCTAGCCTCAATATACCTAGATGCAGCAGCTCTATCGCCGGTAAGAATGTTACCCCAGTTACCTTGAGTATCTATTAAGAGGTCTTTCTGACCAATTTGAACCATGGCATCTGCAATACTAGCATCACCATGTGGGTGATACTGCATGGTATGACCAACTACATTAGCCACTTTGTTATAACGACCATCATCAAGCTCTTTTAAAGAATGCATGATACGTCGTTGCACAGGCTTGAATCCGTCTTCAATAGCAGGTACCGCTCGTTCTAAAATTACGTAAGATGCGTAATCTAGAAACCAATCTTTATACATGCCAGAAACCCTGGTCAGTGCCTCAGATGAGTCAATATTATTACCGTTTTCTTCGGAAAGGTTTTCGTTTATTTCCTCGTTCAAATCGTCATTTTCCTCCATTCAGAAGCAATCGTATTAATCTAGTTTATACTACTTTATCTTTTATTAAATCAACCTCTACTTTAAGGTTTTCAATTATAAATTTTTGTCTATCTGGTGTATTTTTTCCCATGTAAAAACTCAACAGGTCTTCAATAGACATTGCCTTATCAAGCATAATAGGTTCTAGCCTTATATCTTCGCCAATGAAGTGTCTAAACTCATCTGGTGAAATCTCTCCTAGACCCTTAAATCGAGTTATTTCTGGTTTCCCAGTTAATTTATTTAGCGCATGCTGACGCTCTTCATCACTATAACAATAAATCGTTTCCTTTTTATTACGAACTCTAAACAAAGGCGTCTGTAAAATATAAAGGTGATTTTCTTTTATCAGTTCTGGAAAAAATTGCAAGAAAAACGTAATTAACAATAATCGAATATGCATACCATCTACATCGGCATCTGTTGCTATTATTATGTTATTGTATCGTAAATCTTCAATAGACTCCTCTATATTCAGTGCAGCTTGCAATAGATTGAATTCCTCATTCTCGTAAACAATCTTCTTAGACATGCCATAAGAATTTAATGGCTTTCCTTTAAGACTGAATACCGCTTGCGTGTTTACATCTCTTGATTTAGTAATAGAACCAGATGCTGAATCACCCTCGGTAATAAATAGCGAACTTTCCAACCTTCGGTCATGCTTTATGTCACCTAAGTGAACTCTACAATCTCTAAGCTTTTTATTATGAAGACTTGCCTTCTTCGCTCTGTCTCGAGCTAACTTACGAATACCAGAAAGTTCTTTACGCTCTTTCTCAGCCATTATAATTTTTCGCTGAAGCTTATCTGCCGTATCGGTATTCTTATGGAGATAATTATCTAAATATTTACCTATAAAATCATTAATATAGCTTCGAACAGTTGGCAGCTCACCACCCATTTCGGTAGAACCAAGTTTTGTTTTTGTTTGACTTTCAAAAATCGGCTCCATAACTTTTATAGCAATCGCCGAAATAATTGATTTTCGAATATCTGAAGCTTCATAATTTTTAC harbors:
- a CDS encoding M14 family metallopeptidase, which produces MKDLDYNNIMVPAISGRYINYDHVNEFLKTLPASFKIEVVGKSVRKESIISITFGSGPNKILMWSQMHGNESTTTKAVVDLLSYLKQDIAEVLEISKSCTLKIIPILSPDGARDYTRINANKIDLNRDAQDLSQPESRVLKSVYEEFKPNYCLNLHDQRTIFNVGDTNKPATVSFLAPAYDKDRNISPSRKLSMQLIAAMNDKLQKEIPGQVGRYDDGFNANCVGDAFQMRETPTVLFEAGHYADDYDRDKTRVFIFKALLKGIQVISKNLVSDYSIEQYSSIPENGKQFVDILIVNDNYIKNQLTKSKLVPIQYKEVLNNGKVTFKPELYHFEKQPSEIFAHKTLNCNDENDILWLKENDLLKLLS
- a CDS encoding Lrp/AsnC family transcriptional regulator — protein: MGKVKLDEIDHQILDMLIDNTRTPFTDIAKKLLISAGTVHVRVKKMEEAGIIKGSSLTLDYVKLGYAFIAYVGIFLEKTHQTKFVLERLNQIPNVTIAHITTGKFNIFCKIRAKDTTHAKNIIFKIDDIDGISRTETMISLEESFNDKKRLMHTIFNEL
- a CDS encoding proline dehydrogenase family protein produces the protein MEQIFENTATAFALKSDSELERAYFLFKMISNEPLVKMGSVITNFAFKAHLPVEGLIRATVFDHFCGGVNEHDCLPVVDRMWEKGVCSVLDYSVEGKEEEDPFDSATEVILTILDFVKEKEAIPFAVFKPTGFGRFALYQKISEKKELTKDEEAEWQRVVNRFDKVCKKAHDLEVSLLIDGEESWMQDAADNLAEDMMRKYNKKKRIVFNTLQTYRWDRLPYLKSLQERAKKDGFLVGMKVVRGAYMEKENDRAKEKGYTSPICKTKAETDDNFNATIEYMLDNLDSLSIFSGTHNEDSCYRLMELMEERGVEKNNTHIWFGQLYGMSDHISYNLAANGYNVAKYLPFGPVRDVMPYLIRRADENTSVAGQTSRELSLLKAERKRRKI
- a CDS encoding DNA topoisomerase IV subunit B, translated to MSQDTTQYTEDNIRSLDWKEHIRLRPGMYIGKLGDGSSADDGIYILLKEVIDNCIDEFVMGAGKTIDISIKDKVVKVRDYGRGIPLGKVVDVVSKMNTGGKYDSRAFKKSVGLNGVGTKAVNALSSFFEVQSSRDNQLKTAQFSSGNLENEVGPEETGKRKGTKVTFIPDELIFKNYKYRNEYVERMLKNYVYLNPGLTIVFNGEKFYSENGLKDLLEDNNNMDDMLYPVIHLKGEDIEVAITHSKTQYSEEYHSFVNGQHTTHGGTHQAAFREAIVKTIRDFYGKNYEASDIRKSIISAIAIKVMEPIFESQTKTKLGSTEMGGELPTVRSYINDFIGKYLDNYLHKNTDTADKLQRKIIMAEKERKELSGIRKLARDRAKKASLHNKKLRDCRVHLGDIKHDRRLESSLFITEGDSASGSITKSRDVNTQAVFSLKGKPLNSYGMSKKIVYENEEFNLLQAALNIEESIEDLRYNNIIIATDADVDGMHIRLLLITFFLQFFPELIKENHLYILQTPLFRVRNKKETIYCYSDEERQHALNKLTGKPEITRFKGLGEISPDEFRHFIGEDIRLEPIMLDKAMSIEDLLSFYMGKNTPDRQKFIIENLKVEVDLIKDKVV
- the aroB gene encoding 3-dehydroquinate synthase, coding for MDSIISDSYAVHFNENAFQALNNHLAEKRYSTIFILVDENTHELCLPNFMAEIHGDYQFEIIEIESGEINKNIETCVGVWEALSELGADRKSILINLGGGVLTDMGGFIASTFKRGIDFINVPTTLLSMVDASVGGKTGVDLGSLKNQIGVINQPVMVLVVPDFLDTLENRQVISGFAEMLKHGLIQDTSYWEALKKAEGLEDMKKHILTSIHIKNKVVLQDPTEQNIRKILNYGHTLGHAIESYFLESDTKEMLLHGEAIAIGMILEGYLSNKLLELSDESLADIKTTFLNRYDKVEFSNEDIENILKLMKYDKKNSHGKVNFVLLKSIGKPEYDIEIPVELFTEAFAYYKV
- the mscL gene encoding large-conductance mechanosensitive channel protein MscL; the protein is MKKFFEEFKNFAIKGNMIDLAVGIIIGTAFNKVVSTIVSAVIMPPLSLLTDDVNLSNKKWILREAADSAEEVAIGYGELIESLIDFGIIAFTIFVMVKFINRFKEKSEDPSNKEVETPKNIALLSSMEQLLKEQNAILKNKK
- a CDS encoding helix-turn-helix domain-containing protein, translating into MLDTTSFLSRLKTILAHNELSYAAFADLIQVQRSSISHLLNGRNKPSLEFIIKVDQAFAEVDLQWLLYGTGTFPQTETNPTPKPKDTKDTKEAQVNVTNKMNEKNLERIIMFYTDGTFKTYSEF
- a CDS encoding DNA gyrase/topoisomerase IV subunit A; this encodes MEENDDLNEEINENLSEENGNNIDSSEALTRVSGMYKDWFLDYASYVILERAVPAIEDGFKPVQRRIMHSLKELDDGRYNKVANVVGHTMQYHPHGDASIADAMVQIGQKDLLIDTQGNWGNILTGDRAAASRYIEARLSKFALEVIFSPKITEWQMSYDGRKKEPVNLPVKFPLLLAQGAEGIAVGLSTKVLAHNFIELIDASIKHLKGQRFKIYPDFPTAGIIDVTNYNDGLRGGKIRVRAKISQLDKNTLVINEIPYGTNTGSLIESILKANEKGKIKIKKIEDNTAADVEILVHLPSGISPDRTIDALYAFTACESSISPLGCIIEDNKPLFIGVTEMLRRSTDSTVELLKQELEIQLKELEEQWHFASLERIFIENRIYRDIEEEETWEGVIAAIDKGLAPFTKHLKRAVTEEDITRLTEIRIKRISKFDLDKAQQHLESLQERIAEVKHHLANLIEFAINYFKNLKETYGKDRGRLTEIRVFDDIEATKVAIRNTKLYVNREEGFVGTSLKKDEYVTDCSDIDDIIMITNEGKMMVSKVDSKIFVGKGIIHVAVFKKKDKRTTYNLVYKDGKGGATYIKRFNVTSITRDREYDLTTGKAGSQVLYFSANPNGEAEVITVLLRQVGSVKKLKWDIDFSDVLIKGRASKGNIVTKYSVKRIELKEKGVSTLKPRKIWFDDVVRRLNVDGRGELLGEFKGDDLLMVINQKGIVKTFLPVLTSHFDDDMIVLEKWIPEKPISAIYWEGEKERFYIKRFLIESENKEELFISEHPKSYLELVSTDWKPMVEIEFPKPRGKEAKDNESVEVESFISIKGIKALGNQFITEKVKNINLLDPLPYEPEVPEEVENIEVVDEESLASGDDAENSKDEDGASADEPTLFD
- a CDS encoding DinB family protein, which translates into the protein MTVKDLQEDELQFFYGTYLKTLDEQEDLKSALVNGRKSFEDLVQGLTDEQFLHSYGEGKWTVAEVLVHLIDTERVFQYRAFRISRNDKTSLPGFDHNTFVTESNANQRTKEDILKEYLHVRDSSISLFDTMLNANQKRMGTASGIPWSVGALGLVISGHQKHHENILQERYFN
- a CDS encoding sterol desaturase family protein, with amino-acid sequence MDFTNPLVYGAPAFIAFILLELTYSKTHGDDDLYDWKDFAASSVMGIGSAIIGPLLKVILLVVLFEYAYEFFNPMVDGVRTNIMGYKSFGYAWYVWLLCQLADDFTYYWFHRANHEIRILWAAHIVHHSSDNFNLGTAIRNGWFTLLYKPFFYVWMPIIGFPVEMVVVCLAIESFWQFQLHSQYVPKMGFIEKIFNTHTMHQVHHAQNVEYLDKNHGGFLNFFDKIFGTWKEYDENIDVKFGVIHAPNSNNPIVILTHEFKDIWADTKKSKKLSHKLMYIFGPPGWSHDGSTMTVKQQQRLSEEQKQANPGVTFDRPN